The Pseudomonas kermanshahensis genome contains a region encoding:
- a CDS encoding hydrogen peroxide-inducible genes activator has translation MTLTELRYIVTLAQEQHFGHAAERCHVSQPTLSVGVKKLEDELGVLIFERSKSAVRLTPVGESIVAQAQKVLEQAQGIRELAQAGKNQLTAPLKVGAIYTVGPYLFPHLIPQLHRVAPQMPLYIEENFTHVLREKLRNGELDAVIIALPFNEADVLTLPLYDEPFCALMPADHPWTAKKTIDTAMLNDKSLLLLGEGHCFRDQVLEACPTLNKGGEGSRHTTVESSSLETIRHMVASGLGVSILPLSAVHSHHYAPGIIEVRPLTAPAPFRTVAIAWRASFPRPKAIEILADSIRLCSVAKPPVEQPA, from the coding sequence ATGACCCTCACAGAATTACGCTACATCGTCACACTCGCCCAGGAACAACATTTCGGCCACGCGGCCGAACGTTGCCACGTGAGCCAACCGACCCTGTCGGTCGGTGTGAAGAAGCTCGAGGACGAGCTTGGCGTGCTGATCTTCGAGCGCAGCAAGAGCGCAGTGCGCCTGACCCCGGTCGGTGAAAGCATCGTCGCCCAGGCGCAGAAGGTACTGGAACAGGCCCAAGGCATCCGCGAGCTGGCCCAGGCCGGCAAAAACCAGCTGACTGCCCCGCTCAAGGTCGGTGCCATCTATACCGTCGGCCCTTATCTGTTCCCGCACCTGATCCCGCAGCTGCACCGTGTGGCGCCGCAGATGCCGCTGTACATCGAAGAGAACTTCACCCATGTACTGCGCGAAAAACTGCGCAACGGCGAACTCGACGCAGTGATCATCGCCCTGCCGTTCAACGAAGCCGACGTGCTAACCCTGCCGCTGTACGATGAGCCATTCTGCGCCTTGATGCCTGCCGACCACCCATGGACGGCGAAAAAGACCATCGACACCGCCATGCTCAACGACAAGAGCCTGCTGCTGCTCGGTGAAGGCCACTGCTTCCGCGACCAGGTCCTGGAAGCCTGCCCGACATTGAACAAAGGCGGCGAAGGCTCCCGGCACACCACGGTGGAATCCAGCTCCCTGGAAACCATTCGGCACATGGTTGCCTCGGGCCTTGGCGTCTCGATCCTGCCGCTGTCGGCAGTGCACAGCCACCACTACGCGCCAGGCATCATCGAAGTGCGCCCGCTGACTGCGCCAGCACCGTTCCGCACCGTGGCCATCGCCTGGCGTGCCAGCTTCCCGCGGCCCAAGGCCATCGAGATCCTCGCTGACTCGATCCGCCTCTGCTCGGTCGCCAAACCTCCTGTGGAACAGCCGGCCTGA
- a CDS encoding energy transducer TonB codes for MTKTRHNLARYSGSLALVLGVHAVAVLLTLNWSVPQAIELPPAAMMVELAPLPEPAPPPPPKAVPQPPAPVEELPLPKLVEAPKPKIAIAKPPKPKAKPQPPKPEKKPEPPKEAPPTESVVDAPPSNTPPQKSAAPAPSIASNSNALPTWQSDLLRHLAKYKRYPEDARRRGLQGINRLRFVVDAEGKVVSYAMAGGSGSAALDRATLEMIRRAGTVPKPPPELLNNGTIEVVAPFVYSLDRR; via the coding sequence ATGACGAAGACGCGGCACAACCTGGCGCGTTACAGCGGCAGCCTGGCACTTGTGCTGGGTGTCCATGCCGTCGCTGTGCTGCTCACGCTCAATTGGTCGGTGCCTCAGGCCATCGAGCTGCCGCCGGCAGCCATGATGGTCGAGCTGGCACCTTTGCCGGAGCCTGCGCCACCACCTCCTCCAAAAGCCGTCCCACAGCCGCCGGCACCGGTTGAAGAACTGCCGTTGCCCAAGCTGGTGGAAGCCCCTAAACCCAAGATCGCCATCGCCAAGCCGCCCAAGCCGAAGGCCAAGCCCCAGCCGCCCAAGCCCGAGAAAAAGCCTGAGCCGCCGAAGGAAGCGCCGCCGACCGAAAGCGTGGTAGACGCACCGCCAAGCAACACGCCGCCGCAGAAGTCCGCGGCACCGGCACCGAGCATTGCGTCCAACAGCAACGCCCTGCCTACCTGGCAGAGTGACCTGCTGCGCCACTTGGCCAAGTACAAGCGTTACCCGGAAGACGCGCGTCGTCGCGGCCTGCAGGGCATCAACCGCCTGCGCTTCGTGGTCGATGCCGAAGGCAAGGTGGTGTCGTACGCCATGGCCGGAGGTTCGGGCAGCGCGGCACTGGACCGGGCGACCCTGGAAATGATCCGTCGTGCCGGCACGGTACCCAAGCCGCCACCCGAGTTGTTGAACAACGGCACGATCGAAGTCGTGGCGCCGTTCGTCTACTCGCTGGACCGCCGCTGA
- the exbD gene encoding TonB system transport protein ExbD, with amino-acid sequence MGLHLNEGGDDLAENHEINVTPFIDVMLVLLIIFMVAAPLATVDIKVDLPASTAKPAPRPEKPVFVSVKADQKLYVGDDQVSAPDQLGPMLDAKTKGDKETTIFFQADKGVDYGDLMEVMNNMRAAGYLKVGLVGLETAAKK; translated from the coding sequence ATGGGCCTGCATCTCAACGAAGGTGGCGACGACCTCGCCGAAAACCACGAAATCAACGTTACGCCGTTTATCGACGTGATGCTGGTACTGCTGATCATCTTCATGGTGGCGGCGCCCCTGGCCACGGTCGACATCAAAGTCGACCTGCCGGCCTCGACCGCCAAACCAGCGCCGAGGCCCGAGAAACCGGTGTTCGTCAGCGTCAAGGCCGACCAGAAGCTGTATGTCGGCGACGATCAGGTATCTGCGCCCGACCAGCTTGGCCCGATGCTCGATGCCAAGACCAAGGGCGACAAGGAAACCACCATCTTCTTCCAGGCCGACAAGGGCGTGGATTACGGTGACCTGATGGAAGTGATGAACAACATGCGCGCGGCCGGCTATTTGAAGGTCGGTCTGGTAGGTCTCGAGACGGCAGCCAAGAAATGA
- the exbB gene encoding tonB-system energizer ExbB has product MTRTQPSASPTPSRAWRAIAALMFSLVLAPVAMADEPTANASTPAAAAAPANTAAAPAADGSAPVANAPADAPAAADPSVEALVEDTTLGMAHDLSPWGMYKNADIVVKIVMIGLAIASIITWTIWIAKGFELMGAKRRLRGEIAQLKKSASLKEASDVSNKEGTLAHTLVHDALEEMRLSTNAREKEGIKERVAFRLERLVAASGRNMSSGTGVLATIGSTAPFVGLFGTVWGIMNSFIGIAKTQTTNLAVVAPGIAEALLATALGLVAAIPAVVIYNVFARSIAGYKAQVSDASAQVLLLVSRDLDHQGSERAAPHMVKVG; this is encoded by the coding sequence ATGACACGTACTCAACCCTCCGCTTCGCCAACCCCGTCGCGCGCCTGGCGTGCCATTGCCGCGCTGATGTTCAGCCTGGTGCTGGCCCCAGTGGCCATGGCCGATGAGCCAACTGCCAACGCCAGCACCCCGGCTGCCGCTGCCGCCCCGGCTAACACCGCCGCTGCCCCAGCCGCAGACGGCTCGGCACCTGTCGCCAACGCCCCGGCCGATGCGCCAGCCGCTGCAGACCCAAGCGTCGAAGCACTGGTCGAAGATACTACCCTGGGCATGGCGCACGACCTGTCCCCGTGGGGCATGTACAAGAACGCCGACATCGTGGTGAAGATCGTCATGATCGGCCTGGCCATTGCCTCGATCATCACGTGGACCATCTGGATTGCCAAAGGCTTCGAGCTGATGGGCGCCAAGCGTCGTCTGCGCGGCGAGATCGCCCAGCTGAAGAAGTCCGCCAGCCTCAAGGAAGCCAGCGACGTCTCGAACAAGGAAGGCACCCTGGCTCACACCTTGGTCCACGATGCGCTCGAAGAGATGCGCCTGTCGACCAATGCACGTGAAAAAGAGGGCATCAAAGAGCGCGTCGCCTTCCGCCTCGAGCGCCTGGTAGCCGCCAGCGGCCGCAACATGAGCAGCGGCACCGGCGTGCTCGCCACCATTGGTTCGACCGCACCCTTCGTCGGCCTGTTCGGCACCGTGTGGGGCATCATGAACAGCTTCATCGGCATCGCCAAGACCCAAACCACCAACCTGGCAGTGGTTGCCCCAGGCATCGCCGAAGCCCTGCTGGCAACCGCCTTGGGCCTGGTTGCAGCAATCCCGGCAGTGGTCATCTACAACGTCTTCGCCCGCTCCATTGCCGGCTACAAGGCTCAGGTGTCTGACGCTTCTGCCCAGGTGCTGCTGCTGGTCAGCCGTGACCTGGACCACCAAGGCAGCGAGCGCGCCGCCCCGCACATGGTGAAAGTGGGGTAA
- a CDS encoding SDR family oxidoreductase yields the protein MSDLSVMVVGCGDVGGRLAQQLLARGWQVSGLRRAVEHLPAGVVPVAADLAEPTIPPAWPQRAPDYLVYCVAASQHDEAGYQSAYVDGLRHVLAWLAERGQHPRRLLFVSSSSVFAQKDGEWVDETAATEPEGYSGRIMLDAERLALASGIPASVVRLTGIYGPGREWLLSQVRQGYRVAEEPPLYGNRIHAEDAASLLAYLLQADADGVALDDCYIGVDDDPAPLADVVGWLRGYLGVTEWSDEQRVRRTGSKRCSNARVRALGWVPEYPSYKEGYAAILQGKG from the coding sequence ATGTCAGACCTTTCAGTAATGGTCGTAGGTTGTGGTGATGTGGGCGGCCGTCTGGCCCAGCAATTGCTGGCCCGCGGCTGGCAGGTGAGTGGCCTGCGCCGCGCGGTCGAGCACCTGCCAGCGGGTGTTGTGCCAGTGGCTGCCGACCTGGCCGAACCCACCATCCCGCCAGCGTGGCCACAGCGAGCGCCGGACTACCTGGTGTATTGCGTGGCGGCTAGCCAGCACGACGAGGCGGGGTATCAGTCGGCCTATGTCGACGGGTTGCGCCATGTGCTGGCCTGGCTTGCCGAACGTGGTCAGCACCCGCGTCGCTTGCTGTTTGTGTCCAGCAGCAGCGTGTTTGCGCAAAAAGACGGCGAGTGGGTCGACGAGACGGCGGCCACCGAGCCTGAAGGGTACTCTGGCCGGATCATGCTCGACGCCGAGCGCTTGGCGCTGGCCAGTGGTATCCCGGCAAGCGTGGTGCGCTTGACCGGCATCTACGGGCCGGGCCGTGAATGGCTACTGAGCCAGGTGCGTCAGGGCTACCGTGTGGCTGAAGAGCCGCCGCTGTATGGCAACCGTATTCATGCCGAAGACGCCGCAAGCTTGCTGGCTTACCTGCTGCAGGCCGATGCCGACGGCGTGGCGCTGGATGACTGCTATATAGGTGTCGATGACGACCCGGCGCCGCTGGCCGATGTGGTGGGCTGGTTGCGTGGGTACCTGGGCGTTACCGAGTGGTCGGATGAGCAGCGGGTGCGCCGTACGGGCAGCAAGCGCTGCAGCAATGCCCGTGTGCGGGCGTTGGGCTGGGTGCCAGAGTACCCCAGTTACAAAGAAGGGTATGCGGCGATTCTGCAGGGTAAGGGGTGA
- a CDS encoding RidA family protein has protein sequence MSKSVINSDKAPAAIGTYSQAIKAGNTVYMSGQIPLDPKTMELVEGFEAQTVQVFENLKAVAEAAGGSFKDIVKLNIFLTDLSHFAKVNEVMGRYFEQPYPARAAIGVAALPKGSQVEMDAILVIE, from the coding sequence ATGAGCAAGTCCGTCATCAACAGCGACAAGGCCCCTGCCGCCATCGGTACCTACTCCCAGGCAATCAAGGCTGGCAACACCGTGTACATGTCGGGCCAGATCCCACTGGACCCCAAGACCATGGAACTGGTCGAAGGCTTCGAGGCCCAGACCGTGCAGGTCTTCGAGAACCTCAAGGCTGTGGCTGAAGCCGCGGGTGGCTCGTTCAAGGACATCGTCAAGCTGAACATCTTCCTCACCGACCTGAGCCACTTCGCCAAGGTCAACGAAGTGATGGGCCGTTACTTCGAACAGCCTTACCCAGCCCGCGCCGCCATTGGCGTTGCCGCGCTGCCAAAAGGCTCCCAGGTCGAGATGGACGCGATCCTGGTCATCGAGTGA
- the spoT gene encoding bifunctional GTP diphosphokinase/guanosine-3',5'-bis pyrophosphate 3'-pyrophosphohydrolase has translation MPGIEALAERLSTYLGPEQVNLVRRAYFYAEQAHDGQRRRSGEPYVTHPLAVASILADMHMDHQSLMAAMLHDVIEDTGIAKEALCQQFGETVAELVDGVSKLTQMNFETKAEAQAENFQKMAMAMARDIRVILVKLADRLHNMRTLEVLSGEKRRRIAKETLEIYAPIANRLGMHTVRVEFEDLGFKAMHPMRSSLIHRAVKSARGNRKEIVAKIEQSLANCLAADGIQGEVSGRQKHLYGIYKKMRGKRRAFNEIMDVYAFRIIVDKVDTCYRVLGAVHNLYKPLPGRFKDYIAIPKANGYQSLHTTLFGMHGVPIEIQIRTREMEEMANNGIAAHWLYKSNDDEQPKGSHARARQWVKGILELQQRAGNSLEFIESVKIDLFPDEVYVFTPKGRIMELPKGSTAVDFAYAVHTDVGNSCIACRINRRLAPLSEPLQSGSTVEIVSAPGARPNPAWLNFVVTGKARTHIRHALKQQRRSESISLGERLLNKVLTGFDSSLEKIPQERIQAILAEYRLELIEDLLEDIGLGNRMAYVVARRLLSAEGEQLPTPEGPLAIRGTEGLVLSYAKCCTPIPGDPIVGHLSAGKGMVVHLENCRNISEIRHNPEKCVQLSWAKDIAGEFNVELRVELEHQRGLIALLASSVNAADGNIEKISMDERDGRISVVQLVVSVHDRVHLARVIKKLRTLTGVVRITRMRT, from the coding sequence ATGCCGGGTATAGAAGCCTTAGCCGAACGGCTGTCGACCTACCTGGGCCCCGAACAGGTCAACCTGGTTCGGCGCGCCTATTTCTACGCCGAGCAGGCCCACGACGGGCAGCGCCGCCGCAGCGGCGAGCCCTACGTGACCCACCCGCTGGCCGTGGCCAGCATCCTCGCCGACATGCACATGGACCATCAGAGCCTGATGGCCGCCATGCTGCACGATGTGATCGAAGACACCGGCATCGCCAAGGAAGCCCTCTGCCAGCAATTTGGCGAGACGGTTGCCGAACTGGTCGATGGGGTCAGCAAGCTGACCCAGATGAACTTCGAGACCAAGGCCGAGGCGCAGGCCGAGAACTTCCAGAAAATGGCCATGGCCATGGCGCGCGATATACGCGTGATCCTGGTCAAGCTGGCCGACCGCCTGCACAACATGCGCACGCTGGAAGTGCTGTCCGGTGAAAAACGCCGGCGCATTGCCAAGGAAACCCTCGAAATCTACGCCCCCATCGCCAACCGGCTGGGCATGCACACCGTGCGCGTCGAATTCGAAGACCTTGGCTTCAAGGCCATGCACCCAATGCGCTCGTCGCTGATTCACCGGGCGGTCAAGAGCGCCCGCGGCAACCGCAAAGAGATCGTCGCCAAAATCGAACAATCGCTGGCCAACTGCCTGGCTGCCGACGGCATCCAGGGCGAGGTCAGCGGCCGGCAGAAACACCTCTATGGCATCTACAAGAAGATGCGTGGCAAGCGCCGCGCCTTCAACGAGATCATGGACGTGTATGCCTTCCGCATCATCGTCGACAAGGTCGACACCTGCTACCGCGTGCTCGGCGCCGTGCACAACCTGTACAAGCCGCTGCCCGGTCGTTTCAAGGACTACATCGCGATCCCCAAGGCCAACGGCTACCAGTCGTTGCACACCACGCTGTTCGGCATGCACGGCGTGCCCATCGAAATCCAGATCCGCACACGCGAGATGGAAGAGATGGCCAACAACGGTATCGCCGCCCACTGGCTGTACAAGTCCAACGACGACGAGCAGCCAAAAGGCAGCCACGCGCGGGCCCGCCAGTGGGTCAAGGGCATCCTCGAACTGCAGCAGCGCGCGGGCAACTCGCTGGAATTCATCGAGAGCGTGAAGATCGACCTGTTCCCGGACGAGGTCTATGTCTTTACGCCCAAGGGCCGGATCATGGAGCTGCCGAAAGGCTCCACGGCCGTCGACTTCGCCTATGCGGTGCACACCGACGTGGGCAACAGTTGCATCGCCTGCCGCATCAACCGCCGCCTGGCGCCACTGTCTGAGCCCCTGCAAAGCGGTTCGACGGTAGAGATCGTCAGTGCGCCAGGCGCCCGGCCGAACCCGGCCTGGCTCAACTTCGTGGTCACCGGCAAGGCACGCACGCACATTCGCCACGCCCTCAAGCAACAGCGCCGCTCCGAGTCCATCAGCCTCGGCGAACGCCTGCTGAACAAGGTGCTGACCGGCTTCGACAGCAGCCTCGAAAAGATCCCGCAGGAACGCATTCAGGCGATTCTCGCCGAGTACCGCCTGGAGCTTATCGAAGACCTGCTCGAAGACATCGGCCTGGGCAACCGCATGGCCTATGTGGTGGCGCGGCGCCTGCTGTCGGCCGAAGGCGAACAGCTGCCAACGCCGGAAGGCCCGCTGGCCATTCGCGGCACCGAAGGCCTGGTGCTCAGCTACGCCAAATGCTGCACGCCGATCCCCGGTGACCCAATCGTCGGCCACCTATCGGCGGGCAAAGGCATGGTCGTGCACCTGGAGAACTGCCGCAACATCAGTGAAATTCGCCACAACCCAGAGAAGTGCGTGCAACTCTCCTGGGCCAAGGACATTGCTGGCGAATTCAATGTCGAGCTGCGTGTCGAGCTGGAGCACCAGCGCGGCCTGATCGCGCTGCTGGCCAGCAGCGTCAATGCCGCCGACGGCAACATCGAGAAGATCAGCATGGACGAACGCGACGGCCGTATCAGCGTGGTCCAACTGGTGGTCAGCGTGCACGACCGCGTGCACCTGGCACGAGTGATCAAGAAGCTGCGTACCTTGACCGGTGTGGTCCGCATCACCCGCATGCGTACGTAG
- the rpoZ gene encoding DNA-directed RNA polymerase subunit omega has protein sequence MARVTVEDCLEHVDNRFELVMLSTKRARQLATGGKEPRVAWENDKPTVVALREIAEGIVTNEFIAAEEIVTEDPVFAAFEDESNEAV, from the coding sequence ATGGCCCGCGTAACTGTTGAAGACTGCCTGGAACACGTGGATAACCGCTTTGAGCTGGTCATGCTCTCGACCAAGCGCGCCCGTCAGCTGGCGACCGGCGGCAAAGAGCCACGCGTCGCGTGGGAAAACGACAAGCCGACCGTTGTTGCCCTGCGTGAAATCGCCGAAGGCATCGTCACCAACGAGTTCATCGCTGCTGAAGAGATCGTCACCGAGGATCCGGTCTTCGCCGCGTTCGAGGACGAGTCCAACGAGGCTGTCTGA
- a CDS encoding LysR family transcriptional regulator, with product MQYQITHADLSLVLALERGRSLAKAAELLKVDVSTVFRSIRRLESALGTALFVKSRKGYLPTDTAQALAEQAERAEQALEAARIAMTSGEQVVSGTVRLTCTEAVMHSLLLPALADFMTNYPALSLEMGTSNTFANLSRRDADIALRLTNTPPEHLVGRCLGSTSYVICGQPQWRERLTESASGVPWIAPDDSMQDHPTVVWRNQQYPGLSPRYQCSGMSTIAQLVSTGLGVAALPDYMVHALPGVDALSGPLPGCDTQLWLLTRPDCRALRSVQTLFEELTPRLRDAML from the coding sequence ATGCAATATCAGATTACCCACGCCGACCTCTCCCTGGTCCTGGCCCTGGAACGTGGCCGCTCGTTGGCCAAGGCTGCCGAACTGCTCAAGGTGGACGTCTCGACGGTGTTCCGCTCGATCCGTCGCCTCGAGTCGGCACTGGGCACCGCGCTGTTCGTCAAAAGCCGTAAAGGCTACCTGCCCACCGACACCGCCCAGGCCCTGGCCGAGCAGGCCGAGCGCGCCGAACAGGCCCTGGAAGCCGCGCGCATCGCCATGACCAGCGGCGAACAGGTGGTCAGCGGTACGGTGCGGCTGACCTGCACCGAGGCGGTAATGCACAGCCTGCTGCTGCCGGCATTGGCCGACTTCATGACCAATTACCCGGCGTTGTCGCTGGAAATGGGCACCTCCAACACCTTCGCCAACCTCAGCCGGCGCGATGCCGACATCGCCCTGCGCCTGACCAATACGCCACCCGAACACCTGGTAGGCCGCTGCCTGGGCTCGACCTCCTACGTGATCTGCGGCCAGCCGCAGTGGCGCGAGCGGCTGACCGAGTCGGCCAGCGGCGTGCCGTGGATTGCTCCGGACGACTCGATGCAGGACCACCCGACCGTGGTCTGGCGCAACCAGCAATACCCTGGGTTGAGCCCACGCTACCAATGCAGCGGCATGTCGACCATTGCGCAACTGGTCAGCACCGGGCTAGGCGTGGCGGCGCTGCCCGACTACATGGTGCATGCCTTGCCTGGCGTCGATGCGCTGAGCGGCCCGCTGCCCGGTTGCGACACCCAACTGTGGCTGCTGACCCGGCCCGATTGCCGGGCGTTGCGCTCGGTGCAGACATTGTTCGAGGAATTGACCCCGCGGTTGCGCGACGCGATGTTGTGA